DNA sequence from the Centropristis striata isolate RG_2023a ecotype Rhode Island chromosome 17, C.striata_1.0, whole genome shotgun sequence genome:
GACATTTTCCGTTTAATTCAACGGTAAAAATGTTCAGTTCAGCATCAAAAGTGTCACATCAAACATTGAGCCTATCCCAAAGAGTTTCCTACCTGTGACAGTGAGGGAGTCGCAGGAGGCTTTAAGAGAACAGAGCAACACCAGGAACTTTAATCCGACTGCACAATGAgcaatctgtttttattgaagGCTTAAAGCAATCTTATGATGtggacattaaaaagaaaaaaggctacTAATAATGCTctaacaacttttattttttctaaaaaactaCCACTCAGAGAAAAAGTTTCCCTGCCTTAGTCTCACCActagggtttctctccagtgtgaacacgttGATGAGTTTTAAGGTTAGAACTCTGAGAAAAggttttcccacattggtcacaccagtacggcttctctccagtgtggatgcgtCGGTGGTATTCAAGGCTAACactgtgagaaaaagttttcccacattggtcacagctgtaaggtttctctccagtatggatgcgtTGATGACTTCTCAGGCTCTGTAGTCGACTAAAAgcattcccacattggtcacagccgtagggtttctctccagtgtggatgcgtTGATGATTTCTCAGGCTCTGTAGTAGACTGAAAGTATTCCCACATTGCTCACAGCTgtatggtttctctccagtatggatgcATTGATGATGTCTcaggttgtgttttttattgaaagtactcccacattggtcacagctgtaaggtttctctccagtgtggatgcgtTGATGACTTCTCAGGCTCTGTAGTAGACTGAAAGTactcccacattggtcacagctgtaaggtttctctccagtgtggatgcgttgatgttgtctcaggGTATCCAGCCTATAGAAACCATTCCCACAATGGTCACAGCTGTATGGTCTCTCTCCAGAGTGGATGCGGAGATGAACCTTTAAACTTCCAGCTGTTGAGTAGGTtttgtcacagagctgacagtggTGCCGTTTgagtctctctcttccttcctgtttcaacagacagaaagaaagaaagagagacacggTGGTGAGATGCCATGGTGGAGTAAGTGATTTATaaccataaataatatttagagcACGTCTGTACAACATAACCCTTAATGTTCAAGAGTGAACAGGTGCTACCACCTGCAGGGTtagactccacacagaaaatgtgtttgttatagCAGTGGCAGAGTGAATTGTTGGCCATCGTCATCATCGTCTCAACttctgcttttttctctttctcacttcTAGAAATAAAACACCACTTTTAACTTCTGACTTGACTCTCAACGGAGGCGGTCgcattctttttctctctccctccccctgtGTTTTTCCCTGCTTCACTCCTCTCGTCTCGTCTTGCCTGCTGTCTTACTTTTTGGAAGACTCTCTCTACACTGctctcaaaaaacaaaaaacatggatttGATCAGCTGGTCTCTCAACTGGATCAAACCGGAGACCAGCAGGGACATTTTTACCATCGACAGGATTAGTAGCAGAAATCGCTGCCACTTTCACCCACAGGCCAAATTCCAATCTTTTCTGGCAAACAACAGCCTTGCCTCGAAGGCCGTTGCTAATCTCCCCTGCTGAGGAATGTAGTGAGACACTaccatcccccccccccccccccccctctcaaCCCCCACAACCACCCGTTGACTGTCTGCCTTGCCCAGGAGCCCAGGAAGGAAGGTCATCTCCTTAGGTCTCAGGCCTACACACTCAAACTTCtacatatacagatatgcatacacccccccccccccccccccccccctccccctccctgtGGCAggtcataagtctgttcatgttgtgaaaatATCGCGgaaaacaaagtatttaatgTGTCCCACTCATTTGTACATGAAGCCAGAAAACACGGAGACAACAGAATAAAGTCTGACCTGAACATCGGTGCTATCAGAGCCTGCTGCTGGTCTACTGGAGTCCTCCGGGTCCTGGTTCTGCTCCATTCCGCTGTTTGctgctggtcctggtcctggtcctggtttccGTTTGAAGAGGACTCTGTTGTGTTTCAGGCTGACTCTATGCCCCGCCCCCCCGCAGCTTCTCATTGGCTGAGCCATGAAACGCTGATCATGCAATCAGAGCaaactatttatatttaaagttttttttaaccctttggagtttggggctgtttgacactattttggctattttttcagcacaaccttacctatatgacctggtcattatttcattttgacttactggatcaacattttgaaaacacacaataacccacaaaaaacatttaaaaaaacaacccataaaaacgcaaaaaacccacacaaaaccCCCCTTTTtatacaaaagacatgaaaagacacaaaaacaaaccaaaaacacatacatttttttttacaaaaaaaagaatacaagaaaaacataaacCACACAcggaaaccaaaaaaaacacatataaagacacacacaaaaacacaaaaaatacaaaaaacacaaaaattaaggaaaagcataaaaatacaaaaattacaaatacaattacacaaaaaccacaaaaaaccttaaacataaaatattacatgaaatcaatatatatcaataataaaatgctgaatgcacactgcagaatttgaaaatatctacaaaaaaatggaaaataacactttacacttggtcgaggtgggtttttttttcccattgctgaaaaagggttgatgcattaaattggacatggaaacttctggaaagagcaaaactttagagttcagctgacagcagggaaacatgctgctgctgctgctgctgctgctgctgctgctgctgatgatgatgatgatgaagagatattattcacttctttacattaaGTAATAgttctgtcccagtcagaggagcgtgttgctgattgaaatgtttctattgggtcagaaccgctggtggaggagacgctgacgctccgagGGGTTCCATCACCGTGGATTAAGGAAAAGCCTGGTTTAATATGATAAGTCTCGCTAATTTAAGTGAGGGATGCGTTCCATCAAAGTGCTTTGTGTGACTCCCCGCCACGTTTTTGTTTGCGCGGAAGTCTTGACTTTCCGTGCGGaaattttagactttttttttatgttacagtctggtttagaccttttttctcacaatgtgACGAAGCATGAATTTATATACCTATTCCATTCAATCTGTTgtttaattcatgcaacttttgttttggagtgaaccctttatttgaaagctaaaaatgtataatttaagaaaagtgtgtaaaagtttttagtagtcctttatttattcattttgttcaAGCTCttaagactaaaaaaacacattaaatgcatTCTAAACCAGGACCTTCTGCTGTGGTAAAGTATATACTTACATCATTATCTAGTTACTTTATCtccaatttaattattaaatttttagctttttgtctccatatcgagattttggttttcagttcccaatatattacattataatataatatattaatataatatcatatcatatcatataatatagtgtaatattatattatattatattatattatattatattatattatattatattataagcaTATGACGCTTGCAGATCGCGCCGACAtcctgtaaaagaaaatgcTGATTATGTAGTTGCCAATAATTATTTAATGTCTCAGTTTCATCATGGCTTGCTGCTGTAgttgttccagctgtgtcctgcagcaaggTGCATGGTTATTATACACAATCTGTAGAATGAAGATACAGCCCAAACATTATTACGTTTTCACTGTCCAAGTCCTTTTTTGACTGTTCAGATTTTTCCTGTTGAGATGtaacaataattaatataggACAAGGTTACTTCGCCCAGTTAGACctatttacagtaaattcattTTAGTTGTGAGTTCTCTGAACTTAGCCTCCAGCTAACTGAACATACAGCTGTTATTATCCAGCCTACTGATAATAGAACCACTCTTATTGATCTAGTGATCTAATTGATGATTtattaacaactacaaataacacaataagtAGGCTTTAATTACTCGTGCATTTTATCAGTCTGCTTCTTTTTAACCATGCCATCTCTCTGGCTCTGTTAATGGTAGTAGTATTGTCTGTTATTGCGACCATCACTTgatattcttcataaagctccAACAGCATCGTTTGCCCGGCCGCCGAGGAAAAATCAGCTGTTTTTCACCTCTTTTTGTGACCGTCACTTgatattcttcataaagctccTTCAGCGCTGATTTTCACCTCTTTTCTCGAGATCTTATTGGCTGTTCCACGATCGATTAATACGGGCTGCTTCTATACTCCACGCTGGCGCACAATGCCGGCTTGTCTagcccatagatatctatggtatatattgatatctatggtatatattgatatctatggtatatatatctatggtatatatagatatctatggtataTATGGATATCTATggtgtatatatatctatggtatGTATggatatatatggtatatatggatatctatggtatatatatatatatatatatatatatatatctatggtatATATGGATATCTATGGTATAAATGGATATCTATGgtatatatagatatctattgtgtatatatatatctatggtatgtatagatatctatggtatatatggatatctatggtatatatatatatctatggtatatatggatatctatggtatatatagatatctattgtgtatatatatatctatggtatatatatatatatatatatctatggtatatatagatatctatggtataTATGGATATCCATGgtatatatagatatctatggtatatatggatatatatggtatatatggatatctatggtatatatggatatctatggtatatatagatatatatggtttatatgGATATCTATGGTATATATGAATATCTATGGCATATATAGATATCTGTGGTATATATAGATATCGAtggtatatatagatatatatggtatatatggatatctatggtatatatggatatctatggtatatatggatatatatggtatatatggatatctatggtatatatagatatatatggtatatatatctatggtatatatggatatctatggtatatatagatatatatggtttatatgGATATCTATGGTATATATGGATATCTATGGCATATATAGATATCTGTGGTATATATAGATATCGAtggtatatatagatatatatggtatatatggatatctatggtatatatagatatatatggtatatatggatatctatggtatatatagatatatatggtatatatatctatggtatATATGGATATCTATggtgtatatatagatatctattgtgtatatatatatatatctatggtatgtatagatatctatggtatatatggatatctatggtatatatatctatggtatGTATAGATATCTATGAGATATATGGATATCTATGgtatatatagatatctatggtataCATCTATGGTATGtatagatatctatggtatgtatagatatctatggtatgtatagatatatatggtatatatggatatatatggtatatatagatatctatggtatatatagatatatatggtatatatatctatggtatgtatagatatctatggtatatatatctatggtatgtatagatatctatggtatgtatagatatctatggtatatatagatatctatggtatatatggatatatatggtatatatggatatatatggtatatatagatatctatggtatagatatatatggtatatattgatatctatggtatatatatatctatggtatgtatagatatctatggtataTATGGATATCTATGGTATAGTCTgggttgagttagcattgactCGACCCGCTGAGCTGCGTTAGTGGATCGGCTTTAGCCTCAAGTGAAAGTTGGTGCATTTGTGAATAcccaattttccatttgtaaaaacaaaaaagacatttgtataactgaaaattctgtctgtgaagtgtgactctgcatttatgaatcatcaatcacacacgcatctctttcctcaaagacacatttttgagACACACTGTGAccaatgtgtgtaaatgtcttCTCATGAAGGATAGGgtcatttagcttagcttagctgtaactgtgttaaaatgattatttgttAAAACTTCACTGACTTTGAAGAAGAGCTGTTCAACAAACATTTAAGGCTCCCTTCCTCTATTGAGCTGCAGGTCAAGAGAGCACATCGTgtctagggatgggtaccttatcaaaacaatataacatccaggatgagcagtgctttatcgTTGAGTGAACGtccattttgtaacatgaaggttgccgTGGTATCAAAGGATGCTGGAACAGAGGTTGGGAGGTGGATGATGCTGACAACACAGAGCTCTCAGATTGCAAGtgcacgaaaaaaaaaaaaaaaaaaggttgcaagtgcacgtgtgatttgttgtgatgacgtggTAGCTGTGCGGcggttcgtctctgcgccggggtggacaagggcagcagctagtggctagtggccgcggtgagcagacaggaccagacgaggaggtaaataaaaaatagtgcgatcgtccgcacgcttgttaatcaaagacgtcaaatgaaaacaggttgaaatcaatgatcagtttaaagttaacgccgttgaGGTACCAAAACATGGTGCCGTTTGATTTCACATGAATctgtactcggtagtaccgacggaatttggtcggtacctataaaagtaccgaattcggtacccatccctaattgTGTCCTCATACTGAACCTTTCACTAAACAAGTCAGAACTAGATCAGGGTTCAGCTGtctaaaaaacatctaaaaaaatcaGGCTTATAGAGCTTCATGCTCCAAATGTCACTGTGTGATTATTAAGTTCAACATATAGAAGCATTATTTAGTGTGCAGACTGTTTTTACAATGTATTCCATTAAATGAATGTGTTCTTCGATGAATTTTTAAGGCATGTTTGATCATTTTAGCCTATTCTTTCAACTGCAAGATGATGGTGTGAAACAGAGTTGGGAGAaaattgatataaaaacataattcaacTTGTTAATGGgacttaattttatttttaatcagtaCATGATATTGgtataataacacacacaaataatgctttaGACATGCATGAGCTGATGTTTCATTTCCTCTCTTGGTTCATTAATTCAGGACAAAGAACAATTTGAGGGATGATGTGGTTTCAATGGACATTTTCCGTTTAAttcaactgtaaaaatgttcagttcAGCATCAGAAGtttcacataaaacattgaGCCTATCCCAAAGAGTTTCCTACCTGTGACAGTGAGGGAGTCGCAGGAGGCTTTAAGAGAACAGACCAACACCAGGAACTTTAATCAGACAGCACAATGAGCaatctatttttattgaagGCTTAAAACAATCTTATGATgtgaatattaaaaataaaaaaaggctacTAATAATGCTCTAACaacttattttttctaaaaaaactaCCACTCAGAGAAAAAGTTTTCCTGCCTTAGTCTCACCActagggtttctctccagtgtgaacccgtTGGTGTCTTTTAAGGTAAGAACTCAGAGAAAAggttttcccacattggtcataccagtacggcttctctccagtgtgaatgcgtcgGTGGTCTTCAAGGCTACCACtctgagaaaatgtttttccacattggtcacagctgtaaggtttctctccagtgtggatgcgtTGATGACTTCTCAGGTGATGTAGTTGACTGAAAgcattcccacattggtcacagctgtaaggtttctctccagtgtgtaTGCGTTGATGTATTCTCAGGGTATCCAGCCTATTGAAACcattcccacattggtcacagctgtaaggtctctctccagtatggatgcggAGATGAAAATTTAAACTTCCAGCTGTTGAGTAGGTTTTGTTACAGAGCTGACAGTGGTGCCGTTTgagtctctctcttccttcctgtttcaacagacagacagaacgagagacatgGTTGTGAGATGCCATGGTGGAGTAAGCAATTTATaaccataaataatatttagagcACGTCTGTACAACATAACCCTTTATGTTCAAGAGTGAACAGGTGCTACCACCTGCAGGGTtagactccacacagaaaatgtgtttgttatagCAGTGGCAGAGTGAATTGTTGGCCTTCGTCATCATCGTCTCaacttctgctttttttctctttctcacttcTAGAAATAAAACACCACTTTTGATGAGGTTATAACTAATTTCATACACTTATTCACTGATATAATTTGAAGCTGTATACTTTCAAATAGGAAGGGAAACCCTGTCGGcacatagcctggctaacaccagactaatctcaaatgagatctagtctggaaaccagccgttcatttctccgtagaggaggtgtggtttacgatcctccggagccgtttattggacgcttagaatgtctatcaaagcgtctgtaggtagctcttagccaatcagatcagttataccagatgacgtagtagagcgacagaaatggatgtttgttgtgtgtgtgtctgtgagagagtgttgtttgctgctttgcttctccagttctcgctttctgcaagattatttatttacacgCTTTATTCcacctcatgtcattctgccacacatccactgattttatgggcaataaacaagctgctgcaggtctctgggggcttcgctgtcccccggctcgtagcgagatcaccggcgttacggtagcggggctattagccgctagcagcgctaatagccccgctatcAGCGCTAATAGCCCTGCTACCGTAACGTCGGTGATCTCACTacgagccgccgagagaccttttgcctttcaactttcgctctaaacgaTTTAAAACCCCATCTACAgataaagagagtttcgcgtctgcagcagccatgttggatacgtaagaaaactacaagcttccgcctgccgagtagtacgcgtcatcgtcttgccgtccctcccagttctgtgattggatccctatcagggctaagaaacctctctggttgccagaccgcctggaggttcgaaatgaaatccgagagtgcaaggcagtatgggtatacccaggctagtcaGCACAATGGTTactttcaaatatatatatatatatatatatacatatatacatatgtatgtatatcatgtatgtgtgaatatatatttatacacacagacacacacacacacacaactgagaaaaatactgtaaaataagaatgcttcaaaaaaatgtgaatagaaGAAAATTCTAAATCAACCCAAAACTTGGTGTGACCACCGTTTATCTTTAAACCAGCATTAATTCAAAATATTTTGACCTCCTGCTGACGGTGCGGTAACGTAACGGAGACAACACAACTTGGTTATATTCCAACTAATTCAGGAAAACTTGATTGCACATTGaaacaaatatgtttaaatgtctCTATATTACTTTATGATGTCCctggaaagtgttttttttcacgtGTTTACAGATAAAGTCggcaatatataaaaaatatctgcTATAAGTATGTGCTTATTAGTAACACTTTACTTTGAAATTCACATTTCTGGTAGGCAGCGTTCTAACGTCGACTAAATTACTGCTGCCTTACAATGGACAACATGCATCAgtgcaatgcattgtgggagcaGTGAGCCTCATTGTTCTCTGTGAGGATTCTCCTGAGGACtcatgaaacaacaacagagtcTCATCAGGATGAAACCAGGAAACACTAAATACTCAAAGATTGTTTCAGCATCAAGAAGAAACCTGCAGCGGTTCAAACTGATGATTTTACTCTTTATGGTTTCATTAATATTCACACATGTATgtgtctaagttctgtctgcaCCAActtacattcacacaaacaaatcacCGTTTTTATCTGCAGGGAGCAGAGAAGAGTCTGATTCTGATAAAGTTACACAGAGAAGGAAAAGTTcaataaactacttttgatttaacgggaaaagaaactaaagctggaGCTTTTTAGAGCTGATTGATCTGAATCTGATCAGAACAgagacccccctccccctccccctcccgaATACACAAAGAAGCGGCGGGAAAATATCGCGGAAGTATTAAATGTGTCCCACTCATTTGTACATGAAGCCAGAAAACACGGAGACAACAGAATAAAGTCTGACCTGAACATCGGTGCTATCAGAGCCTGCTGCTGGTCTACTGGAGTCCTCCGGGTCCTGGTTCTGCTCCATTCCGCTGTGTGCTgccggtcctggtcctggtttccGTTTGAAGAGGACTCTGTTGTGTTGCAGGCTGACTCTTTGCCCCGCCCCCCGCAGCTTCTCATTGGCTGAGCCATGAAACGCTGATCATCCAATCAGAGCaaactatttctatttaaagttattttaaccctttggagtttggggctgttttcacactatttttggctattttttcagcacaacctcacctatatgacctgatcattttttcattttgacttactggatcaacattttgaaaacacacaaaaacacacatacaaaaaaacaaataaatacaccaaaaaaccccacacaaatatactttttttttttttaccaaagacataaaaagacacaaaacacacctaaaacaagtatgtttttgtttttttttacaagaaaaacacaaaaaaagaaagaaaaaaaacacataaaaaaaacataaaaatgcacaaaaatcacaaaaaaaccttaaacataaaagaatacatgaaatcaatatatatcaataataaaatTCTGAATGTACactgcagaatttgaaaatatctacaaaaaagggaaaataacac
Encoded proteins:
- the LOC131990097 gene encoding zinc finger protein 420-like: MASHHRVSLSVCLLKQEGRERLKRHHCQLCDKTYSTAGGLKVHLRIHTGERPYSCDQCGNTFNQISNLRKHQRIHTGERPYSCDQCGNGFNRLDTLRIHQRIHTGEKPYSCDQCGSTFNKKHNLRYHQRIHTGERPYSCEQCGKTFSRLQSLRNHQRIHTGKKPYSCDQCGNTFSRLKSLRDHQRIHIGEKPYSCDQCGKTFSYSRNLEDHRRIHTGEKPYWCDQCGKTFSRSSNLKTHQRVHTGEKPYWIKVPGVANEKLRGAGQRVSLQHNRVLFKRKPGPGPAAHSGMEQNQDPEDSSRPAAGSDSTDVQRFMAQPMRSCGGAGHRVSLKHNRVLFKRKPGPGPGPAANSGMEQNQDPEDSSRPAAGSDSTDVQEGRERLKRHHCQLCDKTYSTAGSLKVHLRIHSGERPYSCDHCGNGFYRLDTLRQHQRIHTGEKPYSCDQCGSTFSLLQSLRSHQRIHTGEKPYSCDQCGSTFNKKHNLRHHQCIHTGEKPYSCEQCGNTFSLLQSLRNHQRIHTGEKPYGCDQCGNAFSRLQSLRSHQRIHTGEKPYSCDQCGKTFSHSVSLEYHRRIHTGEKPYWCDQCGKTFSQSSNLKTHQRVHTGEKP